One Streptomyces sp. SAI-135 DNA segment encodes these proteins:
- a CDS encoding NAD-binding protein — MVVCGDDGLAHRLAAELTGVYGERVTLVVPASERSVRPPVVVRARSASALLDRVVTAAAGLTGNGGATATAPVTASGEPPGGIRLMEAAEPGESALAEAGVERADALALVYDDDETNIRAALTARRLNPRLRLVLRLYNRRLGQHIEELLDQAAALATGGPADGTGFDASTTVLSDADTAAPALAATALTGTSKVLQTGGLLLRAVERPPAGPGASADPGLATLALLSPTDTSGPGGDQGPTLLPDAAAVREGAGRATVVLEQVSYAGPALPDGRGVMPWFASLFSRRLRWSLAGMVACVVALAVALWLVTGIHPLRAFYLTLLDLFAIDDPAIGESVGRQILQLLSGFAGLLLLPVLLAAVLEALGTFRTTSSLRKPPRGLGGHVVLLGLGKIGTRVLTRLRELNIPVVCVESDPEARGLATARRLRVPVVLGDVTQEGVLEAAKIHRAHALLAVTSVDTTNLEAVLYARAVRPDLRVVLRLYDDDFATAVYRTLRAAHPGASTRSRSVSHLAAPAFAGAMMGRQILGAFPVERRVLLFAAVDVGGHPQLEGRTVGQAFRAGSWRVLAREESTDAPGLVWDLPDTYVLQSSDRVVLAATRRGLAELLGRRGRDRAGA, encoded by the coding sequence ATGGTGGTGTGCGGGGACGACGGGCTCGCGCACCGGCTGGCGGCCGAACTGACCGGGGTCTACGGCGAGCGGGTCACGCTCGTCGTACCGGCCTCCGAACGGTCCGTGCGGCCACCGGTGGTGGTGCGGGCCCGGTCCGCGTCCGCGCTGCTGGACCGGGTGGTCACCGCGGCGGCCGGACTGACCGGCAACGGTGGCGCCACCGCCACCGCGCCTGTCACCGCCTCCGGCGAACCTCCGGGCGGCATACGGCTGATGGAGGCCGCCGAGCCCGGCGAGAGCGCGCTCGCCGAGGCGGGCGTGGAACGCGCGGACGCGCTCGCGCTCGTGTACGACGACGACGAGACCAACATCCGCGCCGCCCTCACCGCCCGCCGCCTCAACCCCCGGCTGCGGCTCGTGCTGCGGCTCTACAACCGGCGCCTGGGCCAGCACATCGAGGAACTCCTCGACCAGGCCGCCGCGTTGGCGACCGGCGGCCCGGCCGACGGGACCGGCTTCGACGCCTCCACGACCGTGCTCTCCGACGCCGACACCGCCGCGCCCGCCCTGGCCGCCACCGCCCTCACCGGCACCAGCAAGGTCCTGCAGACCGGCGGACTGCTGCTGCGGGCGGTCGAACGGCCGCCGGCCGGACCCGGGGCGAGCGCCGATCCGGGTCTCGCCACGCTCGCCCTGCTCTCGCCGACCGACACCTCCGGGCCCGGCGGCGACCAGGGCCCGACGCTGCTGCCGGACGCGGCGGCGGTACGCGAGGGCGCCGGGCGCGCGACCGTCGTGCTGGAGCAGGTGTCGTACGCCGGGCCCGCGCTGCCCGACGGCCGGGGTGTGATGCCCTGGTTCGCCTCGCTGTTCTCCCGGCGGCTGCGGTGGTCGCTGGCCGGCATGGTGGCGTGCGTGGTCGCACTCGCCGTCGCCCTGTGGCTGGTGACCGGGATCCATCCGCTGCGCGCCTTCTACCTCACACTGCTCGACCTGTTCGCGATCGACGACCCCGCGATCGGCGAGTCCGTCGGACGCCAGATCCTCCAACTCCTGTCCGGGTTCGCCGGACTGCTGCTCCTTCCGGTGCTGCTCGCCGCGGTCCTTGAGGCCCTCGGCACCTTCCGCACCACGTCCTCCCTGCGCAAACCGCCCCGGGGCCTCGGCGGACACGTGGTGCTCCTCGGCCTCGGCAAGATCGGCACCCGGGTGCTGACCCGGCTGCGGGAGCTGAACATCCCCGTGGTGTGCGTCGAGTCCGATCCCGAGGCCCGCGGACTGGCCACCGCGCGGCGCCTGCGGGTGCCGGTGGTGCTCGGGGACGTGACCCAGGAAGGGGTCCTGGAGGCCGCCAAGATCCACCGCGCGCACGCACTGCTCGCGGTGACCAGCGTCGACACGACGAACCTGGAGGCGGTGCTGTACGCCCGGGCCGTGCGGCCGGACCTGCGGGTGGTGCTGCGGCTGTACGACGACGACTTCGCGACCGCGGTGTACCGCACCCTCAGGGCGGCCCATCCGGGTGCGTCCACGCGCAGCCGGAGCGTCTCCCACCTGGCGGCTCCCGCCTTCGCCGGGGCGATGATGGGACGCCAGATCCTGGGGGCCTTCCCGGTGGAGCGGCGGGTGCTGCTGTTCGCGGCGGTGGACGTCGGCGGGCATCCGCAACTGGAGGGCAGGACGGTGGGCCAGGCCTTTCGGGCGGGTTCCTGGCGGGTGCTGGCACGTGAGGAGTCCACGGACGCACCGGGACTGGTCTGGGACCTGCCGGACACCTATGTGCTGCAGAGCTCGGACCGGGTGGTGCTGGCGGCCACCCGGCGGGGGCTCGCCGAACTGCTGGGGCGCAGGGGACGGGACCGGGCGGGGGCATAG
- a CDS encoding nuclear transport factor 2 family protein — translation MTDLRKTVESFWASAEARDWTAFADTLAEDVVYTLPQTRERVSGRERYVEFNREYPGDWHLRIERIVAEPGQVVTWTHFTVGLEEMYGISFFTGDDSGRITTVTDFWPEPYEPPAGRDHLTERY, via the coding sequence ATGACCGATCTGCGCAAGACCGTGGAGAGCTTCTGGGCCTCGGCCGAGGCCCGCGACTGGACCGCGTTCGCGGACACCCTCGCCGAGGACGTCGTCTACACCCTGCCGCAGACCCGCGAGCGCGTCAGCGGGCGGGAGCGGTACGTCGAGTTCAACCGCGAGTACCCGGGCGACTGGCACCTGCGGATCGAGCGGATCGTCGCCGAGCCCGGCCAGGTCGTCACCTGGACGCACTTCACGGTGGGCCTGGAGGAGATGTACGGCATCTCGTTCTTCACCGGGGACGACAGCGGCCGCATCACCACCGTCACCGACTTCTGGCCGGAGCCGTACGAACCCCCGGCGGGCCGCGACCACCTCACCGAGCGGTACTGA
- a CDS encoding prolyl oligopeptidase family serine peptidase, whose product MTESNGSAAAERNNEMPDWEKRFRAPRVSLPDWAQDAPDRSLFVSNATGTYELYAWDRATGVQRQVTDRPNGTTDGVLSPDGAWIWWFDDKDGDEFGVWRRQPFEGGPDELAAPGLEPSYPAGLALGRDGRTAVVGRSTDDEGTSVHLVRTGEDPVELYRHRESAGVGDLSHDGSLIAVEHTEHGDAMHSALRVVRPDGRAVAELDDTEGGTRELGLEVLGFAPVDGDTRLLVGHQRRGRWEPLVWDVATGEETDLALDLPGDVSAEWYPDGTGLLIAHSFEARSELFRYDLESGKLEKVPTPPGSVSGATARPDGSVEYLWSSAAEPSAVRSTTGEVVLDPPGLKSPGSVPVEDVWVQGPGGRIHALVQKPAGATGPLPTVFDIHGGPTWHDSDAFAAGPAAWVDHGYAVVRVNYRGSTGYGREWTDALKHRVGLIELEDIAAVREWAVGSGLADPARLILTGGSWGGYLTLLGLGTQPDAWALGIAAVPVADYVTAYHDEMEALKAMDRTLLGGTPEEVPERFEASSPLTYVDQVKAPVYISAGVNDPRCPIRQIDNYVKRLESRGAVHEVYRYDAGHGSLVVDERIKQVRLELDFAERHLG is encoded by the coding sequence ATGACTGAGAGCAACGGGTCCGCCGCGGCCGAGCGGAACAACGAGATGCCGGACTGGGAGAAGCGCTTCAGGGCGCCCCGGGTGTCACTGCCCGACTGGGCGCAGGACGCCCCCGACCGCTCCCTGTTCGTGTCCAACGCCACGGGGACGTACGAGCTGTACGCCTGGGACCGGGCCACCGGCGTCCAGCGTCAGGTCACGGACCGGCCCAACGGCACCACGGACGGCGTGCTCTCCCCGGACGGCGCCTGGATCTGGTGGTTCGACGACAAGGACGGCGACGAGTTCGGCGTCTGGCGCCGCCAGCCCTTCGAGGGCGGCCCGGACGAGCTCGCCGCGCCGGGCCTGGAACCGTCCTACCCGGCGGGCCTGGCCCTGGGCCGGGACGGCCGTACTGCGGTCGTGGGCCGCTCGACCGACGACGAGGGCACCTCCGTCCACCTCGTGCGCACCGGCGAGGACCCGGTGGAGCTCTACCGCCACCGTGAGTCGGCGGGCGTCGGCGACCTCTCCCACGACGGCTCGCTGATCGCGGTCGAGCACACCGAGCACGGCGACGCCATGCACTCGGCGCTGCGCGTGGTGCGCCCGGACGGCAGGGCGGTCGCCGAGCTCGACGACACCGAGGGCGGCACCCGGGAGCTGGGCCTGGAGGTCCTCGGCTTCGCCCCGGTCGACGGCGACACCCGGCTGCTCGTCGGCCATCAGCGGCGGGGCCGTTGGGAGCCGCTGGTGTGGGACGTGGCCACGGGCGAGGAGACCGACCTCGCCCTGGACCTGCCCGGTGACGTGAGTGCCGAGTGGTACCCGGACGGCACGGGTCTGCTCATCGCGCACAGCTTCGAGGCCCGCAGCGAGCTGTTCCGGTACGACCTGGAGAGCGGCAAGCTGGAGAAGGTCCCCACCCCGCCCGGCTCGGTCTCGGGGGCGACGGCCCGCCCCGACGGCAGCGTGGAGTACCTGTGGTCCTCGGCCGCCGAGCCCTCGGCGGTGCGCTCGACGACCGGCGAGGTGGTCCTGGACCCGCCGGGTCTGAAGTCCCCCGGTTCGGTGCCGGTGGAGGACGTGTGGGTGCAGGGTCCGGGCGGCCGGATCCACGCCCTGGTGCAGAAGCCGGCGGGGGCGACGGGACCGCTGCCGACGGTCTTCGACATCCACGGCGGCCCGACCTGGCACGACAGCGACGCGTTCGCGGCGGGCCCGGCGGCCTGGGTGGACCACGGGTACGCGGTCGTCCGGGTCAACTACCGCGGTTCCACGGGCTACGGGCGCGAGTGGACCGACGCGCTCAAGCACCGGGTCGGTCTGATCGAGCTGGAGGACATCGCGGCGGTCAGGGAGTGGGCGGTCGGCTCCGGCCTCGCCGACCCCGCCCGTCTGATCCTCACGGGCGGCTCCTGGGGCGGCTATCTCACCCTGCTGGGCCTGGGCACCCAGCCGGACGCCTGGGCTCTCGGTATCGCGGCGGTACCGGTCGCCGACTACGTCACCGCCTACCACGACGAGATGGAGGCGCTGAAGGCGATGGACCGGACCCTGCTGGGCGGTACGCCGGAGGAGGTGCCGGAGCGCTTCGAGGCGTCGTCGCCCCTGACGTACGTGGACCAGGTCAAGGCGCCGGTGTACATCTCGGCGGGGGTCAACGACCCCCGGTGCCCGATCCGCCAGATCGACAACTACGTGAAGCGGCTGGAGTCGAGGGGCGCGGTGCACGAGGTGTACCGCTACGACGCCGGTCACGGTTCGCTGGTGGTGGACGAGCGGATCAAGCAGGTCAGGCTGGAGCTGGACTTCGCGGAGCGGCATCTGGGGTAG
- a CDS encoding TIGR03943 family protein encodes MNRQAQSAVLFVLGAALLHAGLTDLYLRYVKAGLRPLVLTAGVVLIATALATAWYEWRAGPGEQGHAHREPRVSWLLVLPLFALILVAPPALGSYSAMRTGTALQQSYGYARLPQSGPLRLGLADYAGRAVYEHGEGLAGRRITITGFVALDRSGAPYLVRMALNCCAADAQPVKVGLTGQIPPVLKPDGWLQVTGTYTAKRTKDPVNGGPIPYLVVTEAEPVPTPHDPYDETWNN; translated from the coding sequence GTGAACCGGCAGGCACAGTCGGCGGTCCTGTTCGTCCTCGGCGCGGCCCTCCTGCACGCGGGCCTGACCGACCTCTACCTCCGTTACGTCAAGGCGGGCCTGCGTCCGCTGGTCCTGACGGCCGGTGTCGTCCTCATCGCGACGGCGCTGGCGACGGCCTGGTACGAGTGGCGGGCCGGACCCGGGGAGCAGGGGCACGCCCACCGTGAACCCCGGGTCTCCTGGCTCCTCGTCCTGCCCCTGTTCGCCCTGATCCTCGTCGCCCCGCCCGCCCTCGGCTCCTACAGCGCGATGCGCACGGGCACGGCCCTGCAGCAGTCGTACGGCTATGCGCGGCTCCCGCAGAGCGGGCCGCTGCGGCTCGGTCTCGCCGACTACGCGGGCCGCGCGGTCTACGAGCACGGCGAGGGCCTGGCCGGGCGGCGCATCACCATCACCGGGTTCGTCGCCCTGGACCGCTCCGGCGCGCCCTACCTGGTCCGCATGGCCCTCAACTGCTGCGCGGCGGACGCCCAGCCGGTCAAGGTCGGCCTCACCGGGCAGATCCCGCCGGTCCTCAAACCCGACGGCTGGCTCCAGGTCACCGGCACGTACACGGCGAAGCGGACCAAGGACCCGGTGAACGGCGGCCCGATCCCGTACCTGGTGGTCACGGAGGCAGAGCCGGTCCCGACGCCGCACGATCCGTACGACGAGACCTGGAACAACTGA
- a CDS encoding SURF1 family protein yields the protein MYRFLLTPRWFGINVFVLLAIPFCLYMGSWQLSRFEDRMTESRDAKQSVVTDGREAARPLAELLPVDKATSGKQATVTGRYDKQLLVPDRQLDDREGYYVLTLLRTDGGKALPVVRGWLPGTPDPAKAPAPPKGEVTVTGALQASETPGDNGVSARGGLPAGQTAAISAASLINIVPYEVYDAWVTLNTGDSGMRAVPASAPSGSGLDLKAFQNLGYTGEWFVFAGFVVFMWFRLVRREVEFVRDAELGILPDDDQPSQGQPQEKATA from the coding sequence GTGTACCGGTTTCTGCTGACGCCCCGCTGGTTCGGCATCAATGTCTTCGTGCTGCTCGCCATCCCGTTCTGCCTGTACATGGGGTCCTGGCAGCTGAGCCGGTTCGAGGACCGGATGACGGAGAGCCGGGACGCGAAGCAGTCCGTCGTCACCGACGGGCGGGAGGCCGCGCGGCCGCTGGCCGAGCTGCTGCCGGTGGACAAGGCGACCTCCGGCAAGCAGGCCACCGTGACCGGCCGGTACGACAAGCAGCTGCTCGTTCCCGACCGGCAACTGGACGACCGCGAGGGCTACTACGTCCTGACGCTGCTGCGCACCGACGGCGGCAAGGCCCTGCCCGTGGTCCGGGGCTGGCTGCCGGGCACCCCCGACCCGGCCAAGGCACCGGCCCCGCCGAAGGGCGAGGTCACCGTCACCGGGGCGCTCCAGGCGTCGGAGACCCCCGGGGACAACGGCGTCAGCGCGCGGGGCGGGCTTCCGGCCGGGCAGACCGCGGCGATCAGCGCGGCCTCGCTGATCAACATCGTGCCCTACGAGGTCTACGACGCGTGGGTCACGCTCAACACCGGTGACTCCGGGATGAGGGCCGTGCCGGCGAGCGCGCCCTCCGGCAGCGGGCTGGACCTCAAGGCCTTCCAGAACCTCGGTTACACCGGTGAGTGGTTCGTCTTCGCGGGCTTCGTGGTCTTCATGTGGTTCCGGCTGGTGCGCCGCGAGGTGGAGTTCGTCCGGGACGCCGAGCTGGGGATCCTCCCGGACGACGACCAGCCGTCCCAGGGCCAGCCGCAGGAGAAGGCGACCGCCTGA
- a CDS encoding permease: protein MAVTKAPPPTRDTGEDVRPAPPGAAERRLNSPLVLTLLMLGVVLLQGPIRGALGAPVMQSWMTVFVAVLVQALPFLVLGVLLSAAIAVFVPPSFFARALPKNPALAVPVAGAAGAVLPGCECASVPVAGALVRRGVTPAAALAFLLSAPAINPIVLTATAVAFPRDPGMVVARLVASLLVACAMGWLWLRLGRTDLLKPPARHAHEGQGRGAAFWGSVRHDVTHAGGFLVVGAMAAATLKAVVPQTWLRTAAENPVIAVLALAALAVVLSICSEADAFVAASLTQFSLTARLTFLVVGPMIDLKLFAMQTGTFGRAFALRFAPATLALAIVVSVLTGWVML, encoded by the coding sequence GTGGCCGTGACCAAAGCACCCCCGCCCACGCGGGACACCGGCGAGGACGTGCGCCCGGCACCGCCGGGCGCGGCCGAGCGGCGCCTGAACTCTCCTCTCGTGCTGACCTTGCTGATGCTGGGGGTGGTGCTGCTCCAGGGGCCGATCCGGGGCGCGCTGGGCGCTCCGGTGATGCAGAGCTGGATGACGGTGTTCGTCGCCGTGCTCGTCCAGGCGCTGCCCTTCCTCGTGCTCGGGGTGCTGCTGTCGGCGGCGATCGCGGTGTTCGTGCCGCCGTCGTTCTTCGCCCGCGCCCTGCCGAAGAACCCCGCCCTCGCGGTGCCCGTGGCCGGGGCCGCGGGCGCGGTGCTGCCGGGCTGCGAGTGCGCGTCCGTGCCGGTGGCGGGGGCGCTGGTGCGGCGCGGTGTCACCCCGGCGGCGGCCCTCGCCTTCCTGCTCTCCGCCCCGGCGATCAACCCGATCGTGCTGACGGCGACCGCGGTGGCCTTCCCGCGCGATCCCGGGATGGTCGTGGCGCGGCTCGTCGCGAGCCTGCTGGTGGCGTGCGCGATGGGCTGGCTGTGGCTGCGCCTCGGCCGCACCGACCTGCTGAAACCGCCGGCCCGGCACGCCCACGAGGGGCAGGGCAGGGGCGCCGCCTTCTGGGGCTCGGTCCGGCACGACGTGACGCACGCGGGCGGCTTCCTGGTCGTGGGCGCCATGGCGGCGGCGACCCTGAAGGCCGTCGTCCCGCAGACGTGGCTGCGTACGGCGGCGGAGAACCCGGTGATCGCCGTGCTGGCGCTCGCCGCGCTCGCCGTGGTGCTGTCGATCTGCTCGGAGGCGGACGCGTTCGTGGCCGCCTCGCTCACCCAGTTCTCGCTGACGGCGCGGCTGACCTTCCTGGTCGTCGGCCCGATGATCGACCTCAAGCTGTTCGCGATGCAGACCGGCACCTTCGGCCGGGCCTTCGCCCTGCGCTTCGCCCCCGCCACCCTCGCCCTGGCGATCGTGGTCTCGGTGCTGACCGGGTGGGTGATGCTGTGA
- a CDS encoding amidohydrolase family protein, protein MAVTTESGTGTGPGIREIPKVISVDDHVIEPAHLFETWLPAKYRDRGPKPLTAGIGDLAYVGGKYRFTTDPEGQLTDWWEYEGELFPYKRIIAAVGFSRDEMTLDGITREQMRRGCWDPKARVADMEMNHVEASLCFPTFPRFCGQTFAEAKDKEVGLACVRAYNDWMVEEWCGDSGGRLIPLCLIPLWDVELAVAEIRRNAERGVRAVTFSEIPTYLGLPSIHSGYWDPFFAVCEETGTVVNMHIGSSSQMPAASPDAPPAVQASLSFNNAMASMMDFLFSGVLVKFPRLKLAYSEGQMGWIPYALERADDVWEEHRAWGGVKDLIPEPPSTYYYRQIFCCFFRDRHGIEAIETVGVDNATFETDYPHVDSTWPHTKKVAWEHVAGLSEDVTYKLLRGNAIRMLQLDLDLDR, encoded by the coding sequence ATGGCCGTCACCACCGAGAGCGGAACCGGAACGGGACCGGGCATCAGGGAGATCCCCAAAGTCATCAGCGTGGACGATCACGTGATCGAGCCCGCACACCTCTTCGAGACCTGGCTCCCGGCGAAGTACCGCGACCGGGGGCCGAAGCCGCTCACCGCAGGCATCGGGGACCTCGCGTACGTCGGCGGGAAGTACCGGTTCACCACTGATCCTGAGGGCCAGCTCACCGACTGGTGGGAGTACGAGGGCGAGCTCTTCCCGTACAAGCGGATCATCGCGGCCGTCGGCTTCTCGCGCGACGAGATGACCCTCGACGGGATCACCCGCGAGCAGATGCGGCGGGGCTGCTGGGATCCCAAGGCCCGCGTGGCGGACATGGAGATGAACCATGTCGAGGCCTCCCTGTGCTTCCCCACCTTCCCGCGCTTCTGCGGGCAGACCTTCGCCGAGGCCAAGGACAAGGAGGTCGGGCTCGCCTGTGTGCGCGCCTACAACGACTGGATGGTCGAGGAGTGGTGCGGGGACAGCGGGGGCCGGCTGATCCCGCTGTGCCTGATCCCGCTGTGGGACGTCGAGCTCGCGGTCGCGGAGATCCGCCGCAACGCCGAACGGGGCGTCCGGGCCGTCACCTTCAGCGAGATCCCGACCTATCTGGGGCTGCCGTCGATCCACTCCGGCTACTGGGACCCGTTCTTCGCGGTCTGCGAGGAGACCGGAACGGTGGTCAACATGCACATCGGCAGCAGCTCGCAGATGCCGGCCGCCTCGCCCGACGCCCCGCCCGCGGTCCAGGCGTCCCTGTCCTTCAACAACGCCATGGCCTCGATGATGGACTTCCTGTTCAGCGGGGTGCTGGTGAAGTTCCCGCGGCTCAAACTGGCGTACAGCGAGGGCCAGATGGGCTGGATCCCGTACGCGCTGGAACGTGCCGACGACGTGTGGGAGGAGCACCGGGCCTGGGGCGGGGTCAAGGACCTGATCCCGGAGCCGCCGTCGACGTACTACTACCGGCAGATCTTCTGCTGCTTCTTCCGCGACCGGCACGGCATCGAGGCCATCGAGACCGTCGGCGTGGACAACGCGACCTTCGAGACCGACTACCCGCACGTGGACTCGACCTGGCCGCACACCAAGAAGGTGGCGTGGGAGCACGTGGCCGGGCTGTCCGAGGACGTGACCTACAAGCTGCTGCGGGGGAACGCGATCCGGATGCTGCAACTCGACCTCGACCTCGACCGGTAG